Proteins co-encoded in one Capsicum annuum cultivar UCD-10X-F1 chromosome 9, UCD10Xv1.1, whole genome shotgun sequence genomic window:
- the LOC107842877 gene encoding ribulose bisphosphate carboxylase/oxygenase activase 1, chloroplastic isoform X2: MATSVSTIGAVNKLSLNNSVAGTSVPTTSFFGKTLKKVNNKVSSLKVSNKSLRIVAQEKEIGKKKQTEEDRWKGLGTDVSDDQQDIARGKGMVDSLFQAPTGTGTHHAIMNSYEYISQGLRQYNLDNKLDGFYIAPAFMDKLVVHITKNFLKLPNIKVPLILGVWGGKGQGKSFQCELVFRKMGINPIMMSAGELESGNAGEPAKLIRQRYREAAEIIRKGNMCVLFINDLDAGAGRMGGTTQYTVNNQMVNATLMNIADNPTNVQLPGMYNKQENARVPIVVTGNDFSTLYAPLIRDGRMEKFYWAPTREDRIGVCTGIFRTDNVPQEDIVKIVDSFPGQSIDFFGALRARVYDDEVRKWVLGTGLEQVGEKLLNSRDGPPTFEQPKMTLEKLLEYGNMLVREQENVKRVQLADKYLKEAALGDANADSINNGSFFAS; the protein is encoded by the exons ATGGCTACCTCTGTCTCAACCATTGGAGCTGTCAACAAG ttgaGTTTGAACAACTCTGTTGCTGGAACTTCAGTTCCAACCACTTCCTTCTTTGGCAAAACCTTGAAGAAAGTGAACAACAAAGTTTCCAGCCTCAAGGTCTCAAACAAGAGCTTGAGGATTGTTGCTCAAGAAAAAGAAATCGGCAAGAAGAAACAGACCGAGGAGGACAGATGGAAGGGACTTGGTACTGACGTGTCCGATGATCAACAGGACATCGCAAGGGGTAAGGGTATGGTCGACTCGCTTTTCCAGGCTCCTACCGGTACTGGTACTCACCACGCCATTATGAATTCCTACGAATACATCAGCCAAGGTCTTCGCCA ATACAACTTGGACAACAAGTTGGACGGATTCTACATCGCTCCTGCTTTCATGGACAAGCTTGTTGTTCACATCACCAAGAACTTTTTGAAATTGCCCAACATCAAG GTTCCACTCATTTTAGGTGTCTGGGGAGGAAAAGGTCAAGGTAAATCATTCCAATGTGAGCTTGTCTTCAGAAAGATGGGAATCAA CCCCATTATGATGAGTGCCGGAGAATTGGAAAGTGGAAATGCTGGAGAGCCAGCCAAATTGATTAGGCAAAGGTACAGAGAGGCTGCCGAAATCATCAGAAAGGGAAACATGTGTGTGCTCTTCATCAACGATCTTGATGCAGGAGCCGGTAGAATGGGTGGAACTACCCAATACACTGTCAACAACCAGATGGTCAATGCCACTCTCATGAACATAGCTGACAACCCGACAAATGTCCAGCTCCCCGGTATGTACAACAAACAAGAGAATGCCAGGGTCCCTATTGTTGTCACTGGTAACGATTTCTCCACATTGTATGCACCTCTTATCCGTGATGGTCGTATGGAGAAGTTCTACTGGGCACCAACTAGGGAGGACAGAATTGGTGTTTGTACAGGTATTTTCAGAACTGACAATGTTCCTCAGGAAGACATTGTCAAGATTGTCGATAGCTTCCCTGGACAATCTATTG ACTTTTTCGGTGCACTGAGGGCGAGAGTATACGATGATGAAGTGAGGAAGTGGGTTTTAGGCACTGGACTTGAACAGGTTGGAGAGAAACTTTTGAACTCTAGGGACGGACCACCCACTTTTGAGCAACCAAAGATGACCCTCGAGAAGCTCCTCGAGTACGGTAACATGCTTGTCAGAGAACAAGAGAATGTTAAGAGAGTTCAATTGGCTGACAAGTACCTCAAAGAGGCTGCACTTGGTGATGCCAATGCCGATTCCATCAACAATGGATCCTTCTTTGCTAGCTAG
- the LOC107842877 gene encoding ribulose bisphosphate carboxylase/oxygenase activase 1, chloroplastic isoform X1 has protein sequence MATSVSTIGAVNKVPLSLNNSVAGTSVPTTSFFGKTLKKVNNKVSSLKVSNKSLRIVAQEKEIGKKKQTEEDRWKGLGTDVSDDQQDIARGKGMVDSLFQAPTGTGTHHAIMNSYEYISQGLRQYNLDNKLDGFYIAPAFMDKLVVHITKNFLKLPNIKVPLILGVWGGKGQGKSFQCELVFRKMGINPIMMSAGELESGNAGEPAKLIRQRYREAAEIIRKGNMCVLFINDLDAGAGRMGGTTQYTVNNQMVNATLMNIADNPTNVQLPGMYNKQENARVPIVVTGNDFSTLYAPLIRDGRMEKFYWAPTREDRIGVCTGIFRTDNVPQEDIVKIVDSFPGQSIDFFGALRARVYDDEVRKWVLGTGLEQVGEKLLNSRDGPPTFEQPKMTLEKLLEYGNMLVREQENVKRVQLADKYLKEAALGDANADSINNGSFFAS, from the exons ATGGCTACCTCTGTCTCAACCATTGGAGCTGTCAACAAGGTACCT ttgaGTTTGAACAACTCTGTTGCTGGAACTTCAGTTCCAACCACTTCCTTCTTTGGCAAAACCTTGAAGAAAGTGAACAACAAAGTTTCCAGCCTCAAGGTCTCAAACAAGAGCTTGAGGATTGTTGCTCAAGAAAAAGAAATCGGCAAGAAGAAACAGACCGAGGAGGACAGATGGAAGGGACTTGGTACTGACGTGTCCGATGATCAACAGGACATCGCAAGGGGTAAGGGTATGGTCGACTCGCTTTTCCAGGCTCCTACCGGTACTGGTACTCACCACGCCATTATGAATTCCTACGAATACATCAGCCAAGGTCTTCGCCA ATACAACTTGGACAACAAGTTGGACGGATTCTACATCGCTCCTGCTTTCATGGACAAGCTTGTTGTTCACATCACCAAGAACTTTTTGAAATTGCCCAACATCAAG GTTCCACTCATTTTAGGTGTCTGGGGAGGAAAAGGTCAAGGTAAATCATTCCAATGTGAGCTTGTCTTCAGAAAGATGGGAATCAA CCCCATTATGATGAGTGCCGGAGAATTGGAAAGTGGAAATGCTGGAGAGCCAGCCAAATTGATTAGGCAAAGGTACAGAGAGGCTGCCGAAATCATCAGAAAGGGAAACATGTGTGTGCTCTTCATCAACGATCTTGATGCAGGAGCCGGTAGAATGGGTGGAACTACCCAATACACTGTCAACAACCAGATGGTCAATGCCACTCTCATGAACATAGCTGACAACCCGACAAATGTCCAGCTCCCCGGTATGTACAACAAACAAGAGAATGCCAGGGTCCCTATTGTTGTCACTGGTAACGATTTCTCCACATTGTATGCACCTCTTATCCGTGATGGTCGTATGGAGAAGTTCTACTGGGCACCAACTAGGGAGGACAGAATTGGTGTTTGTACAGGTATTTTCAGAACTGACAATGTTCCTCAGGAAGACATTGTCAAGATTGTCGATAGCTTCCCTGGACAATCTATTG ACTTTTTCGGTGCACTGAGGGCGAGAGTATACGATGATGAAGTGAGGAAGTGGGTTTTAGGCACTGGACTTGAACAGGTTGGAGAGAAACTTTTGAACTCTAGGGACGGACCACCCACTTTTGAGCAACCAAAGATGACCCTCGAGAAGCTCCTCGAGTACGGTAACATGCTTGTCAGAGAACAAGAGAATGTTAAGAGAGTTCAATTGGCTGACAAGTACCTCAAAGAGGCTGCACTTGGTGATGCCAATGCCGATTCCATCAACAATGGATCCTTCTTTGCTAGCTAG